In a single window of the Tellurirhabdus bombi genome:
- a CDS encoding peptidylprolyl isomerase — MALINKIREKSGVAVAVIAISLILFIVGGDLLGNQALFGGRDQNVGEIAGQDISYQEYNAKVDEARAAFEQQSGRPATEQDLAQIRDQAWNQFIMDIAYQEQFDKLGIKVTPDELADMVQGNYISPAIRQTFTNPQTGVFDKNVVINYLKNFKSLPAEQQQAWVNFEKNLSADRMRTKYENLLRMSVYATTAEAKKEYEAQNSRADVKFLYVPYYTISDTTVKVTDSQLQDYLDKHKDEYKGYNSRTIQYVTFSIASSKDDSSALYNQIKSLARGLASATNDSSYAQMNSDVRVPLYLTAGEMPEQLRASIPTFTPGGVYGPFKENNTYFIYKYGGSKKDTNFTVRASHILIRAAGQGDSAKADARQRAEAILKQIQGGADFAALARQNSADGSAQLGGDLGYFKNNGQMVKPFESAIFGFNGVGLIPRVVETDFGYHIIKVTEPKTNTLYRIAAIGKEIAPSQVTRDEVYRKADQFAVESKSKEDFDKNVKEDKSLVVATAERVPENATNVNALASARELVRWAFDKDTDIGDVSKAIEIGDQYVVAVVTGKTSDDKVSVDDFRQELTQQVRNQLKGEQIIQKLGTVSGTLEAAAQKYGAGALVETVTDVNMANGFLKSAGIDPVAVGKAFGLKAGKRSKPFAGESGVLIMETTKLTPAANVADYAIYKNMVQQNQASRASFYINEAIREEAKIKDNRARFY; from the coding sequence ATGGCGTTAATTAACAAGATCAGAGAAAAGTCAGGCGTTGCGGTGGCAGTCATTGCCATCAGTTTGATTTTGTTTATTGTAGGAGGCGATTTACTTGGAAACCAAGCTCTTTTCGGTGGCAGAGACCAAAACGTTGGTGAAATTGCCGGACAGGACATAAGCTATCAGGAGTACAACGCAAAAGTCGATGAGGCTCGCGCAGCCTTTGAGCAACAATCTGGCCGTCCAGCCACAGAACAAGACCTTGCTCAGATTCGGGATCAAGCCTGGAATCAGTTTATTATGGACATTGCCTACCAGGAGCAATTCGATAAACTAGGCATTAAAGTTACGCCAGACGAATTAGCTGATATGGTACAGGGTAACTACATCAGCCCTGCAATACGCCAGACCTTTACAAACCCCCAAACGGGTGTTTTTGACAAAAACGTCGTCATTAACTACCTAAAGAACTTCAAAAGCCTGCCCGCAGAACAGCAACAGGCCTGGGTGAATTTTGAGAAAAACCTGAGCGCCGACCGGATGCGTACCAAGTACGAAAACCTGCTGCGTATGTCTGTTTACGCCACTACGGCCGAAGCGAAGAAAGAATACGAAGCTCAGAACAGCCGTGCCGACGTTAAGTTTCTCTACGTTCCTTACTACACCATTTCTGACACAACAGTTAAAGTAACGGATTCGCAGCTACAGGACTACCTAGATAAGCACAAGGACGAATACAAAGGCTACAACAGCCGTACTATTCAGTACGTTACGTTCTCCATTGCTTCGTCAAAAGACGATAGCTCTGCGCTATATAACCAGATTAAATCTCTGGCGCGCGGACTGGCTTCAGCAACCAATGACTCTTCGTACGCTCAAATGAACTCGGATGTTCGGGTGCCTCTTTACCTGACGGCGGGCGAAATGCCAGAACAACTCCGGGCGTCGATTCCGACCTTTACGCCGGGCGGCGTGTATGGTCCTTTCAAGGAAAATAATACGTACTTCATTTACAAATACGGTGGTTCGAAGAAAGATACCAACTTTACGGTTCGGGCCAGCCACATTCTGATCCGGGCAGCCGGTCAGGGAGATTCAGCAAAAGCAGACGCTCGTCAGCGGGCTGAAGCCATTCTGAAGCAAATTCAGGGCGGTGCCGATTTCGCCGCTTTAGCGCGGCAAAACAGCGCCGATGGTTCTGCTCAATTAGGAGGCGATCTGGGTTACTTCAAAAATAACGGCCAGATGGTGAAGCCATTTGAATCAGCCATCTTTGGATTTAACGGCGTAGGACTTATCCCACGCGTTGTCGAAACTGATTTCGGTTACCACATCATTAAGGTAACAGAACCAAAAACGAACACCCTGTATCGGATCGCGGCCATTGGTAAAGAGATTGCCCCAAGCCAGGTAACCCGTGATGAAGTTTACCGGAAAGCGGATCAATTTGCCGTTGAAAGCAAATCAAAAGAAGACTTTGACAAAAACGTTAAAGAAGATAAATCGCTGGTAGTTGCCACGGCTGAGCGTGTTCCTGAAAATGCCACAAACGTGAACGCATTGGCTAGCGCCCGTGAGTTGGTACGCTGGGCATTTGACAAAGACACCGACATCGGTGATGTATCGAAAGCTATCGAAATCGGTGATCAATACGTAGTAGCTGTTGTAACTGGCAAAACGTCTGACGATAAAGTAAGTGTTGATGACTTCCGCCAAGAGCTGACCCAGCAAGTGCGTAACCAACTGAAAGGCGAACAGATCATTCAGAAATTGGGTACTGTATCGGGTACGCTCGAAGCCGCTGCGCAGAAATACGGCGCCGGTGCACTGGTTGAAACAGTAACGGATGTTAACATGGCAAATGGCTTCCTGAAATCAGCAGGTATTGATCCGGTTGCCGTTGGTAAAGCCTTTGGCCTGAAGGCTGGCAAACGCTCGAAGCCTTTCGCAGGTGAGTCTGGCGTTCTAATCATGGAAACGACCAAGCTGACTCCGGCAGCCAATGTGGCAGATTATGCCATCTACAAAAACATGGTTCAGCAGAATCAGGCATCACGGGCTAGTTTCTACATCAACGAAGCCATTCGTGAAGAAGCCAAGATTAAAGATAACCGGGCTAGATTCTATTAA
- a CDS encoding FKBP-type peptidyl-prolyl cis-trans isomerase, with the protein MFIKNLRMVGVGLLLTSLYSCSFDSLDADKGKPEENNARIQEHITQNNLTGKVKPTTTGLYYYIATPTTSANAKSPKLGEEVEFTYVLSLLNGQKVDSATTTRPVYVPFGLGAVVPGLEEGLSLMKEGETSVLLMPYYIGYGSADKKDSSGRVLIPAYTPIRFDVKLVSSRSEDQQIEEYVQKQGLTVNAADKLASGVRVVRNPAAPGTGETLRGGQNVTVNYTGKLLRTGKVFDSNSKGTFKFTLGSSQTIPGFNEGISRLKKGEKATLIFPSTVAYGNQGSHANGNYIIPPYSPLRFDVEVVDAQ; encoded by the coding sequence ATGTTTATCAAAAATTTGCGGATGGTGGGGGTTGGTCTTTTACTAACTAGCTTATACTCTTGCTCATTCGATTCCCTGGATGCGGATAAAGGAAAGCCTGAGGAGAATAACGCCCGTATTCAAGAGCACATTACGCAGAATAACTTAACCGGAAAGGTAAAACCAACCACAACCGGACTGTACTACTATATCGCAACCCCAACCACATCGGCTAATGCTAAATCGCCCAAATTAGGCGAAGAGGTTGAGTTCACGTATGTATTGTCTTTGTTGAATGGCCAAAAAGTAGATAGTGCAACAACCACCCGACCGGTGTATGTTCCGTTTGGCCTCGGTGCCGTTGTGCCGGGTCTGGAAGAAGGGTTGAGCCTGATGAAGGAAGGCGAGACCAGCGTTTTGCTGATGCCTTATTACATTGGTTATGGCAGCGCCGACAAAAAAGATAGCTCAGGACGCGTGCTGATTCCGGCTTATACACCCATTCGGTTTGATGTAAAACTGGTTAGTTCGCGTTCCGAAGATCAGCAAATTGAAGAATATGTACAGAAACAAGGCCTAACCGTAAATGCTGCGGATAAACTTGCCAGCGGTGTCCGTGTTGTGCGGAATCCAGCGGCTCCCGGCACAGGAGAAACGCTACGCGGTGGACAAAACGTTACGGTTAATTATACGGGGAAACTGCTGCGTACTGGCAAAGTATTCGATAGTAACTCTAAAGGAACCTTCAAGTTTACACTTGGCTCGTCTCAGACAATTCCTGGTTTCAACGAAGGCATTAGCCGTCTCAAAAAAGGCGAAAAAGCGACTCTTATTTTCCCGTCAACGGTTGCTTACGGCAACCAGGGAAGCCACGCAAACGGTAACTACATCATCCCTCCTTACTCGCCGCTTCGGTTCGACGTAGAGGTTGTAGATGCCCAGTAA
- a CDS encoding MBL fold metallo-hydrolase, whose protein sequence is MFSKLLIGLAILIAILLIVGIIGGYLVSAPRYSGPVTDHFDGKTFRNLNGQEAKGFREAIAWTISRKQMPWEDYRNGQPATPPPARVTGKDVRVTFVNHSTVLMQFDGLNVLTDPVWYTRTSPFQWVGPKRHTAPGVSLNDLPKIDIILLSHNHWDHLDIGTFKTLCQRDQPKVYCTLGVKTFLEEQGCQNISEMDWNQSIAYNSSTKVHCVPAQHFSGRGLFDRNATLWAGFVIQSAVAGNVYFAGDSGYGAFFKQIGQQFGPLRLALIPIGAYKPEWFMSPIHCSPAEAVQIHQDVRSEHSIGIHFGTFALADDGENEPVNELNEALRQKGLSLENFRTLKEGGSTLIP, encoded by the coding sequence ATGTTTTCTAAGCTACTTATTGGACTCGCCATCCTGATTGCCATCTTGTTGATCGTAGGAATTATTGGCGGTTATCTTGTTTCTGCCCCGCGCTACTCCGGTCCTGTTACCGATCATTTTGATGGAAAAACGTTTCGGAATCTGAACGGTCAGGAAGCCAAAGGTTTCCGCGAAGCGATTGCCTGGACGATCAGCCGCAAGCAAATGCCCTGGGAAGATTACCGCAACGGGCAGCCCGCCACCCCGCCCCCAGCCCGCGTTACCGGAAAAGATGTGCGAGTTACATTTGTCAATCACTCCACCGTTCTGATGCAGTTCGACGGCTTGAATGTGCTTACTGATCCGGTCTGGTATACCCGCACAAGCCCTTTCCAGTGGGTTGGCCCGAAACGGCATACGGCTCCCGGCGTTTCACTAAACGATTTGCCTAAAATTGACATTATTCTTCTAAGCCATAATCACTGGGATCACCTGGATATTGGCACGTTCAAAACGTTGTGCCAACGCGACCAACCGAAGGTATACTGTACCTTGGGCGTTAAGACTTTCCTGGAAGAGCAAGGCTGCCAGAATATTTCTGAGATGGATTGGAACCAGTCTATAGCGTATAATTCATCCACCAAAGTGCATTGTGTTCCGGCGCAGCATTTTTCGGGCCGGGGTTTGTTTGACCGCAATGCAACGCTTTGGGCTGGTTTTGTTATTCAAAGTGCCGTAGCCGGAAACGTTTACTTTGCCGGAGATTCAGGCTACGGAGCCTTTTTTAAGCAGATCGGGCAGCAGTTTGGTCCACTGCGTCTGGCCCTGATTCCTATTGGGGCTTACAAACCCGAGTGGTTCATGTCGCCCATCCACTGTTCTCCTGCCGAAGCGGTGCAGATTCATCAAGATGTCCGTTCGGAGCACAGCATCGGCATTCACTTTGGCACCTTTGCTTTGGCCGACGACGGGGAGAACGAGCCTGTCAACGAGTTAAACGAAGCCCTGCGCCAAAAAGGGTTAAGTCTCGAAAATTTCCGCACCCTCAAAGAAGGCGGCAGCACCTTAATTCCTTAA
- a CDS encoding class I SAM-dependent methyltransferase, protein METQFWTKSWELEGAYTSFHRRDIHPYVLKYLTPRRITEKTILVPLCGKSVDMLYFSQFADRVIGVEVVEKAVLQFFQENNLTFQKAGNAYISRNITIYCCDLFSLTTQEIGHVDVVYDRASLVALPYPMRLLYLDKIEELTQPGTLYFLNTLEYAPSMATAPFSIAPNEVRSYYPNYAIQHVESPLLPNHGMVRKFNLRFLIEHGFVMEKQYNATEEEIMAHNEAIFV, encoded by the coding sequence ATGGAAACGCAATTTTGGACTAAATCGTGGGAATTGGAGGGCGCTTACACGAGCTTTCACCGCCGCGACATCCACCCTTACGTACTGAAGTACCTGACACCAAGGCGAATTACAGAGAAAACGATTTTGGTGCCGCTCTGCGGAAAATCGGTCGATATGCTGTATTTCAGTCAGTTTGCAGACCGGGTGATTGGCGTTGAAGTAGTCGAAAAAGCGGTTCTTCAATTCTTTCAGGAGAACAATTTGACTTTTCAGAAGGCAGGAAATGCCTACATCTCGCGAAACATTACCATTTATTGCTGTGATCTCTTTTCGCTGACGACGCAGGAAATTGGCCATGTAGATGTCGTTTACGACCGGGCGTCGCTGGTGGCCCTTCCTTACCCAATGCGGTTGCTGTACCTGGACAAAATTGAAGAATTAACGCAGCCCGGAACGCTGTATTTTCTCAATACGCTGGAATATGCGCCGTCAATGGCAACCGCTCCGTTTAGCATTGCCCCCAACGAGGTCCGAAGCTACTACCCAAACTACGCCATTCAGCACGTTGAAAGTCCTTTGCTTCCCAATCACGGCATGGTACGAAAATTCAACCTGCGTTTCCTGATTGAACACGGCTTCGTCATGGAAAAGCAGTATAACGCCACTGAGGAAGAAATAATGGCACATAACGAAGCCATTTTTGTGTAA
- a CDS encoding fasciclin domain-containing protein: MKKNYSALSFLQKPFLFLLSLVVLAGAMSSCGDKDEAEPKSVADVIVENSDFSLLSAAVTRAGMGDALRGGTLTVFAPTNAAFQAAGYADAAAINALPVEQLRAIIQYHVLNGRVTVTDIPGSSGNQPQAVQTAQGGTAYLYKGSDNSLFMNGAAVVQADMQVANGIIHTISRLLMPPPTTNGTILGVIAGNPNLTLLNAAVQRIATAPANASLVAQLTNASQAFTVFAPTDAAFQAANYANVAAINAAPIPTLTAVLSNHIVAGRLFSNSLTTGNLTSVGNGQLTLTSGANGVTVRSRGITTAANVTSPNGVGTNGVVHVVDRVLVP; this comes from the coding sequence ATGAAAAAAAATTATTCTGCACTGAGTTTTTTGCAAAAGCCCTTTCTGTTTCTGTTGTCTCTGGTGGTTTTGGCGGGTGCAATGAGCAGTTGTGGCGATAAAGACGAGGCCGAACCCAAATCAGTAGCGGACGTTATTGTCGAAAATAGTGATTTTAGTCTGCTATCAGCAGCCGTGACAAGAGCCGGAATGGGTGATGCTTTGCGGGGTGGTACGCTCACTGTTTTTGCCCCAACCAACGCCGCTTTTCAGGCCGCAGGTTACGCCGATGCGGCAGCCATCAATGCATTGCCCGTCGAGCAGCTAAGAGCCATTATTCAGTACCACGTCTTGAACGGTCGCGTGACGGTAACCGATATTCCGGGAAGTTCAGGCAACCAGCCTCAGGCAGTTCAGACGGCGCAGGGCGGCACGGCTTATTTGTACAAAGGCAGTGATAACAGCCTTTTCATGAATGGGGCGGCAGTCGTTCAGGCCGATATGCAAGTGGCTAATGGCATTATTCATACCATTTCCCGGCTGCTGATGCCACCGCCAACCACCAATGGCACTATCTTAGGCGTTATTGCCGGCAATCCAAACCTTACCTTGCTGAATGCTGCGGTACAACGCATTGCCACAGCGCCGGCAAACGCGTCGCTGGTGGCTCAACTAACTAACGCCAGCCAGGCTTTCACCGTTTTTGCTCCGACCGACGCGGCTTTCCAGGCAGCTAATTACGCTAATGTGGCAGCGATCAATGCCGCTCCTATTCCCACGCTGACGGCTGTTTTGTCTAATCACATTGTAGCGGGCCGCCTGTTTTCCAACAGTTTAACGACTGGAAACCTTACATCTGTAGGAAACGGACAGTTGACCTTGACTTCCGGAGCGAATGGAGTGACAGTTAGAAGCAGAGGCATTACCACCGCCGCTAATGTAACAAGCCCCAACGGAGTTGGTACCAATGGTGTTGTCCACGTTGTTGACCGCGTACTGGTTCCTTAG
- a CDS encoding 3-keto-disaccharide hydrolase, translated as MKKAPLALALLLLVGLGFIAPTKKIKLFNGKDLSGWKVYGTEKWYVADGELICESGPDKGYGYLATDQFYKNFDLTLEFKQEANGNSGVFYRSTIDGTKITGWQVEVAPPNHDTGGIYESYGRGWLVKIPDEKETILKAGEWNKMRIRVEGDRTQTWLNGQLMVDLKDEKIGKADGSVALQIHDGGGIKVRWRNLVLKPI; from the coding sequence ATGAAAAAAGCACCACTAGCGCTTGCCTTGCTGTTATTAGTAGGTTTGGGATTTATCGCTCCTACCAAAAAAATTAAATTGTTCAATGGAAAAGACCTGAGTGGCTGGAAAGTCTATGGGACGGAAAAATGGTATGTTGCCGATGGCGAACTGATCTGCGAAAGCGGCCCCGACAAAGGATATGGCTATCTGGCCACCGACCAGTTTTACAAAAACTTCGATTTAACGTTGGAATTTAAGCAGGAAGCCAATGGCAACAGCGGCGTCTTTTATCGCTCAACCATTGACGGAACGAAAATAACGGGCTGGCAGGTCGAAGTTGCCCCGCCTAATCACGATACGGGCGGCATTTACGAATCGTACGGACGTGGCTGGCTCGTAAAGATTCCCGATGAAAAAGAAACGATTCTGAAAGCAGGTGAATGGAATAAGATGCGGATTCGGGTGGAAGGCGACCGGACGCAAACCTGGCTCAATGGCCAACTAATGGTGGACCTGAAAGACGAAAAAATCGGAAAAGCAGACGGTTCGGTGGCTTTGCAAATCCACGACGGCGGGGGCATCAAAGTGCGCTGGCGGAATCTGGTGTTAAAGCCGATTTAA
- a CDS encoding TonB-dependent receptor yields the protein MNRQVLLYIAVLFTQVAWAQTTLSGKVTDRKGVGLPGANIFIKGSYDGANTDAAGAFSFQTDQKDTATVVVSFIGYDPFEQKIKLTQPSLQLIIKLQESATLLNTVVITAGAFEASDEKRQTILKPLDIVTTASGGADIVSVMQLLPGAQRVGDQTGLFVRGGAASETRTLIDGLSIQNPFTSGGPDVAQRSRFSPFLFKGTSFSTGGYSAQYGQALSSVLSLSTKDKAEDNDGVSIGLNASGVSLTAFKKERLTVSASYTNLNPLFSLLKQNINWIHAPEAGGTSVILTQPLGKHGLLKHYTDVSMGHQAIEFRNFTSDYRPSSFTVRNQNVLTLTTYQTTWNEGRWALQTGLSYSYNRDRLSIDTTQARTQEQRVQARAVLTRTISHKVSLLAGAELHRYAYLNQYSIWGGSFRDWYSAAFVETEAFFTRKLAVRIGLRGEQASVIGRTNLGPRLSMAYKTDAYGQVSLAAGQFFQTPEQTYLLSNSNLRFEQANHLILNYQHIRDSRTFRVETFYKDYRKLVRENTGGIYDPGLYRLPSYRTNNSGHGYARGFDLFWRDKQTFKNVDYWISYSFLDTKRLFRNYPVKATPTFAATHTLNLVFKKFIPALGLNVGATYSLASGRPYYNPGGDQFLADRTRPYSNLSVNMSYIKALPRKFLVLYASAENLLGTRNIYGYRYTPDGRQKFAIVPPFNQFFFAGMALSLTRKPIDPELIKQQL from the coding sequence ATGAATCGACAAGTACTCCTCTATATTGCTGTTCTCTTCACCCAGGTAGCCTGGGCGCAAACGACCCTAAGCGGCAAAGTAACCGACCGAAAGGGCGTCGGCTTGCCGGGTGCCAATATCTTCATTAAAGGTTCCTACGACGGGGCTAATACCGATGCAGCGGGTGCATTTAGTTTCCAAACCGATCAGAAAGATACGGCTACAGTTGTCGTTAGTTTTATTGGATACGACCCATTTGAGCAAAAAATCAAACTAACGCAACCGAGTCTTCAGCTAATCATCAAGCTTCAGGAGTCGGCCACTTTGCTCAATACGGTTGTCATCACGGCGGGTGCTTTTGAAGCAAGCGACGAAAAACGCCAGACCATCCTGAAACCATTGGATATTGTCACAACCGCCAGCGGAGGTGCCGATATTGTGTCAGTAATGCAGCTTTTGCCGGGAGCCCAGCGGGTTGGCGATCAAACGGGCTTGTTCGTGCGGGGTGGGGCGGCCTCCGAAACCCGAACCCTAATTGACGGCCTGTCTATCCAGAATCCATTCACAAGTGGCGGACCCGATGTGGCCCAGCGCAGCCGTTTTTCCCCTTTCCTGTTCAAGGGAACCTCATTCAGTACGGGCGGCTATTCGGCGCAGTATGGCCAGGCCCTGTCTTCGGTTCTTTCGCTGAGTACCAAAGACAAAGCCGAGGATAACGATGGCGTAAGCATTGGCCTGAACGCGTCGGGAGTGAGCTTAACTGCCTTCAAAAAAGAGCGACTGACCGTTTCTGCCAGTTATACAAACCTGAATCCTTTGTTTAGTTTGTTGAAACAGAATATCAACTGGATTCATGCGCCCGAAGCAGGCGGAACGTCGGTTATTTTGACGCAACCTCTCGGCAAACACGGCTTGTTGAAGCACTATACGGATGTATCAATGGGCCACCAGGCCATTGAGTTTCGGAACTTTACGAGCGACTACCGACCCTCATCCTTTACGGTTAGGAACCAGAATGTACTTACCTTAACTACTTATCAAACAACCTGGAACGAAGGCCGCTGGGCGTTGCAGACTGGCTTGAGCTATAGCTATAATCGCGACCGACTGAGCATTGACACCACCCAGGCACGGACGCAGGAGCAACGCGTGCAGGCTAGGGCTGTGCTGACTCGTACGATCAGCCATAAAGTGTCGCTGCTGGCCGGAGCCGAATTGCATCGGTATGCCTACCTGAATCAATATAGCATCTGGGGTGGTTCATTCCGGGATTGGTATTCAGCTGCTTTTGTCGAAACTGAAGCTTTTTTTACGCGCAAATTAGCCGTTCGGATTGGGTTACGCGGCGAACAGGCCTCTGTTATTGGCCGGACGAACCTCGGCCCCCGTCTGTCAATGGCTTACAAAACCGATGCTTACGGACAAGTCTCGCTGGCCGCCGGTCAGTTTTTTCAGACGCCCGAGCAAACGTACTTGCTGAGCAATTCCAATTTACGGTTTGAACAGGCCAATCACTTGATACTGAACTACCAGCATATTCGTGATAGCCGAACCTTTCGGGTAGAAACTTTCTACAAAGATTACCGGAAACTAGTCCGTGAAAATACAGGCGGCATTTACGATCCGGGTCTATACCGTCTACCGAGCTACCGCACCAACAACAGCGGTCACGGTTACGCGCGCGGTTTTGACCTGTTCTGGCGGGATAAGCAGACGTTTAAGAACGTCGATTACTGGATTTCGTATTCATTTCTGGATACAAAACGCCTGTTCCGCAACTATCCTGTTAAAGCCACGCCCACCTTTGCGGCTACCCACACGCTGAATCTGGTCTTTAAGAAATTTATTCCTGCGCTGGGCCTGAACGTTGGCGCTACGTATTCACTGGCTAGTGGTCGGCCTTACTATAATCCGGGAGGGGATCAATTTCTGGCCGACCGAACCCGACCTTATAGCAACCTAAGCGTAAACATGAGTTACATCAAAGCGTTGCCCCGTAAGTTTCTGGTTCTCTACGCTTCCGCCGAGAATCTGTTGGGTACACGCAACATATACGGCTACCGATACACGCCCGATGGTCGTCAAAAATTCGCCATAGTGCCGCCCTTCAATCAGTTCTTCTTTGCCGGAATGGCCTTGAGCTTAACCCGTAAACCCATTGATCCAGAATTAATTAAGCAACAATTATAA
- a CDS encoding sensor histidine kinase: MNAYQKIFRQGWEGWFLSVLVCMMMVYGVSGVIYFTLQITTLQSPQSQVFTAVLISNFSNAVVVIVACFVFGTRNQPAGRLWKRHLYLSLVVIVSVTVTNGLLWRFWLLEKVQSTSENDMTSGGKWAYMLAPLLVSNIFYYFQQRAQTITKKITEQEYQLLHLEQSKTRAELEALQAKINPHFLHNSLNSIASLVHDDPDRAEQMVLLLSKLFRYTTGMKNQYFNSLANELEMVQTYLDVEQVRFGDRLSYRIDLAEKAWNHVQIPQFLLQPLVENAIKHGISKVAGPGAIILRIEQEGEWLRFCIHDNGPAFPEELVAGYGLQSIQDKLRLLYGDDARLLVRNQPGKEIVICIKFERLTDQLPQAITRSNVKTEPTLS, translated from the coding sequence ATGAATGCATACCAAAAAATATTCCGGCAGGGCTGGGAGGGCTGGTTTCTCTCCGTACTGGTTTGCATGATGATGGTGTACGGAGTCAGTGGGGTTATTTATTTTACGCTACAGATAACCACGTTGCAAAGCCCACAGAGCCAGGTTTTTACGGCGGTGTTGATTAGCAACTTCTCAAACGCCGTAGTGGTTATCGTTGCCTGCTTTGTGTTTGGAACAAGAAACCAACCTGCCGGAAGGCTATGGAAACGGCATTTGTATTTATCGCTAGTGGTGATTGTCTCGGTTACGGTTACTAACGGGTTACTCTGGCGTTTCTGGCTGCTGGAAAAGGTACAATCAACGTCGGAAAACGACATGACGAGCGGGGGCAAATGGGCGTATATGCTCGCCCCGTTGCTGGTGTCCAATATCTTTTATTACTTTCAGCAGCGCGCCCAAACCATCACCAAAAAAATTACCGAGCAGGAGTACCAGCTATTACATTTGGAACAGTCGAAAACCCGCGCCGAACTGGAAGCCCTGCAAGCGAAGATTAACCCGCACTTTCTGCATAACTCCCTGAATTCCATTGCCAGTCTGGTGCATGACGATCCCGATCGGGCGGAGCAAATGGTTTTGTTATTGTCCAAGCTATTTCGCTACACAACGGGCATGAAAAACCAGTACTTCAATTCGCTGGCCAATGAGTTGGAGATGGTGCAGACCTATCTGGACGTCGAACAGGTGCGCTTCGGAGACCGTTTGTCGTATCGCATTGATCTGGCCGAAAAAGCGTGGAATCACGTGCAGATTCCTCAGTTTCTGCTTCAGCCGCTGGTGGAAAACGCCATTAAACACGGCATTTCGAAAGTGGCTGGGCCGGGGGCGATTATCCTGCGGATTGAGCAGGAAGGAGAATGGCTGAGGTTCTGCATCCACGACAACGGGCCAGCCTTTCCGGAAGAGTTGGTGGCGGGCTATGGTCTGCAAAGCATCCAGGACAAACTGCGGTTGCTTTACGGAGACGATGCCCGGTTGCTGGTGCGCAATCAACCCGGTAAAGAAATTGTCATATGCATTAAGTTTGAGCGATTGACTGACCAACTTCCGCAAGCGATTACTCGTTCCAATGTGAAGACAGAACCAACACTTTCGTAA
- a CDS encoding LytR/AlgR family response regulator transcription factor: MASQFPLRTLLIDDEPLALKRLRRLLSQHSDTFAIVGEAGNGIEGVTAVETLRPDLIFLDIEMPGLNGFEMLAKLSFLPLVVFATAYDDYAVRAFEENSIDYLLKPVEPERLTKTVERLRKAQPAPTGAVPDLRHLLELFKPKKELHAISVKSGDRILLIPLADIAFFEAEDKYVLLHTHDGQQYLTTYTITTLEEKLPDTFVRISRAVLVNSRFIKEIQRYFSGKYLIVLRDKKSSQLQTGSTYNDNLKSLMEL; the protein is encoded by the coding sequence ATGGCCTCGCAATTCCCGCTTCGTACCTTACTGATTGATGATGAACCGCTGGCCCTTAAACGACTGCGCCGCTTGTTAAGTCAGCATAGCGATACGTTCGCTATTGTGGGCGAAGCCGGAAACGGCATCGAAGGCGTGACCGCCGTTGAAACGCTACGGCCTGATCTGATTTTTCTGGATATTGAAATGCCCGGACTGAATGGCTTCGAAATGCTGGCGAAGCTTTCATTTTTGCCCCTGGTGGTTTTTGCCACCGCCTACGATGATTATGCCGTTCGGGCCTTTGAAGAAAATTCCATTGATTATTTGCTAAAGCCGGTAGAACCGGAGCGACTGACTAAAACGGTCGAAAGGCTCCGGAAAGCACAACCCGCTCCGACGGGTGCCGTGCCCGATCTGCGGCATTTGCTGGAACTGTTCAAGCCTAAGAAAGAATTACACGCCATTTCGGTGAAATCCGGCGACCGAATCTTGCTAATTCCGCTGGCGGATATCGCCTTTTTCGAAGCCGAAGACAAGTACGTTTTGTTGCACACGCACGACGGACAGCAATACCTGACCACCTACACCATTACCACTCTCGAAGAAAAGCTCCCCGATACATTTGTGCGAATCAGCCGGGCAGTGCTGGTCAATTCCCGGTTTATCAAAGAAATTCAACGGTATTTCAGCGGAAAGTACCTAATTGTGCTGCGCGACAAGAAAAGCAGCCAGCTCCAAACCGGCAGTACGTACAACGACAACTTGAAGAGCCTGATGGAATTATAA